From the genome of Deltaproteobacteria bacterium, one region includes:
- a CDS encoding helix-turn-helix transcriptional regulator, whose amino-acid sequence MPIRKILEHLEQGVALVDSSLKIMFANRKFERLAQVCFGTAQPSELSKYISSLGNRKRVVVRIESKTDSKFFLVIKVFRSGKDKFYLLILNKKRLRKIDLFKALQSEYKISLDQFKIITYLSKGFNNDEIARLCNLKTCNVKYHLSHLYRTFYVSNRMEFINRINEVENGVF is encoded by the coding sequence ATGCCGATTCGTAAAATTCTTGAGCATCTTGAGCAGGGGGTCGCTCTTGTAGACAGCTCTCTTAAAATTATGTTTGCGAACCGCAAATTCGAAAGACTTGCACAGGTATGTTTTGGAACAGCTCAGCCTTCTGAATTATCAAAGTACATAAGCAGCCTTGGTAACAGAAAGAGGGTGGTTGTCAGGATTGAGTCCAAAACAGACTCAAAGTTTTTTCTTGTTATAAAGGTATTCAGATCCGGTAAAGATAAGTTTTATCTTTTAATCCTGAATAAAAAGCGGCTGAGAAAGATCGATTTATTCAAAGCGCTGCAATCCGAATACAAGATTTCTTTAGATCAATTTAAGATAATTACGTATCTCAGCAAGGGTTTTAATAACGACGAGATAGCACGGCTATGCAACCTAAAAACTTGCAACGTGAAATACCACCTATCGCACCTCTACCGCACCTTTTATGTTTCAAATAGGATGGAGTTTATAAACAGGATTAATGAGGTTGAGAACGGTGTGTTTTGA
- a CDS encoding acyl-CoA/acyl-ACP dehydrogenase, with protein MLNIYLDQKKKNLINEVKDFVKSVPKKLLMDMDDNKVTYPAEFLHEAAKRRLLGLRFSPEWGGRGLKWEDEIIALEEIGVLSSSLGCLYSLVSIVGEAISVFGSDEQRKKYLKPIIDGKIFCAEALTEPRGGSDFFGASTTARKEGNHYILNGQKRFVVGAEGADVFLVYAKTDPNAKPQNSLSVFIVERDMGVEVKHVYGLLGTRGGGAGRILFKDVKVPSENIVGVENAGGLIFNQMMIPERMTTSAAAIGGAREVLKLAARYSDRRKAFGKKIRAFEGVSFKVADSIMELDAASALVHATAKAVDAEGSTGTTRRLVSEAKRYATEMQWRIVNNAMQILGGIGYTNIFPIEKALRDARLLMIWTGTNEIMNLIIQHEYYTEILGEQPSTRDIEADAPESDKDDEKIYE; from the coding sequence ATGTTAAATATTTATTTAGATCAAAAGAAAAAAAATTTGATTAACGAGGTAAAAGACTTTGTAAAATCCGTACCGAAAAAACTTTTAATGGATATGGATGATAACAAGGTAACTTATCCTGCAGAATTTTTACACGAAGCCGCGAAAAGAAGGCTTCTGGGCTTAAGATTCTCACCCGAATGGGGCGGCAGAGGCCTAAAATGGGAAGATGAAATAATAGCACTTGAAGAGATTGGAGTTCTCAGCTCGTCTCTTGGATGCCTGTACTCTCTTGTGAGTATTGTAGGTGAAGCAATATCTGTATTCGGAAGCGATGAGCAAAGAAAAAAATATCTTAAACCCATTATTGATGGAAAAATATTCTGTGCAGAGGCACTCACAGAACCGCGCGGTGGTTCAGATTTCTTTGGTGCCTCTACAACAGCAAGAAAAGAAGGAAATCACTACATCCTCAATGGACAGAAACGTTTTGTGGTCGGTGCAGAAGGTGCCGATGTGTTTCTGGTTTACGCAAAAACGGACCCAAACGCAAAGCCTCAGAATTCATTAAGCGTTTTCATAGTAGAACGTGACATGGGGGTCGAGGTAAAACATGTTTATGGATTACTCGGGACAAGGGGGGGCGGAGCAGGCAGAATACTTTTTAAAGATGTAAAGGTGCCTTCTGAAAATATTGTGGGAGTTGAGAATGCCGGCGGTCTTATCTTTAATCAGATGATGATACCGGAAAGGATGACAACGTCGGCAGCAGCAATTGGCGGGGCTAGAGAGGTTTTAAAATTAGCCGCAAGATACTCTGACAGGCGGAAGGCCTTCGGGAAAAAGATAAGGGCATTTGAAGGAGTCAGCTTTAAGGTCGCAGACAGCATTATGGAACTCGATGCCGCATCAGCACTCGTTCATGCTACTGCAAAGGCTGTTGATGCGGAAGGAAGCACGGGTACGACAAGACGGCTCGTATCTGAAGCAAAACGATACGCAACAGAGATGCAATGGCGTATTGTAAATAATGCAATGCAAATACTCGGCGGTATTGGATATACAAATATCTTTCCTATCGAAAAGGCATTAAGAGATGCAAGACTTTTAATGATATGGACAGGGACAAACGAGATAATGAATCTGATCATCCAGCATGAGTACTATACAGAGATACTTGGTGAACAGCCATCAACAAGGGATATAGAGGCGGATGCGCCGGAATCCGATAAAGATGATGAGAAGATATACGAGTAA
- a CDS encoding site-2 protease family protein has translation MDTASLKEFILLIPVILFSLMIHEICHGLVADKLGDPTARLTGRLTFNPLAHLDPIGTLMLFIAHFGWAKPVMVNPYNLRNPKKDMIWISLAGPGANFSLAIMAGIIIRFTLNYSLNSMNNVVVSSLFVMLILFLQINLALGIFNLIPIPPLDGSKVLFGLLPTESEHKFYWLEKYGMVILLILFVLDSFTPIKILSIILWLPANMLSYLFSGYSLFHLLGVLNLLLG, from the coding sequence ATGGATACAGCAAGTTTAAAAGAATTTATTTTATTAATACCGGTGATCCTGTTTTCACTGATGATACATGAGATATGTCATGGATTGGTTGCCGATAAATTGGGTGATCCGACTGCAAGACTGACAGGCAGGCTTACATTTAATCCCCTCGCACACCTTGACCCCATTGGTACACTGATGCTCTTCATAGCACATTTCGGATGGGCAAAACCCGTTATGGTAAACCCGTACAACCTGAGAAACCCAAAAAAAGACATGATATGGATATCACTTGCAGGGCCCGGAGCTAACTTTTCTCTTGCCATTATGGCCGGCATAATCATACGATTCACCTTAAACTACAGCCTTAACAGTATGAATAATGTAGTCGTATCATCCTTGTTTGTAATGCTCATTCTGTTCCTTCAAATAAACCTTGCACTTGGTATATTCAATCTTATACCCATTCCCCCGCTTGATGGATCAAAGGTGCTGTTTGGCTTATTACCTACCGAGAGCGAACATAAATTTTACTGGCTTGAAAAATACGGAATGGTCATACTATTGATTTTATTTGTGCTTGACAGCTTTACACCAATAAAGATACTTTCAATAATCTTATGGCTGCCTGCGAATATGCTTTCCTATTTATTCTCCGGCTATTCTCTATTTCATTTACTTGGTGTATTAAATTTATTGCTTGGTTAG
- the trpS gene encoding tryptophan--tRNA ligase, with protein MERVLSGLRPTGKIHLGHYFGVLTNFKKLQEEFECYFFVADIHALTTNYSKTKEIGNDVIQMLADWLAVGIDPDKATIFIQSAISEHAELHTMLSMITPLGWLERVPSYKEKIDEEKETDLHTYGFLGYPVLMASDILIYKAHKVPIGADQIPHLELTREISRRFNHLYKEIFPEPQPLLTISPKVPGLDNRKMSKSYDNSIYLSDPPDIVTDKILHHMVTDPQRIRRTDKGNPDVCPVYDLHKLLTPKDKLEYIDTGCRSADIGCIGCKKIVIEEINALLAPIREKREQLLQHPNLLKDIVEHGNNKAKTFASQTLKEVKEAIGLNYEFGPSRL; from the coding sequence ATGGAAAGGGTATTAAGCGGATTACGTCCAACCGGTAAGATTCATCTTGGACACTATTTTGGAGTCCTTACGAATTTTAAAAAGCTTCAGGAAGAATTTGAATGCTATTTCTTTGTAGCAGACATACATGCGTTAACAACAAATTATTCAAAAACAAAAGAGATCGGCAATGATGTTATCCAGATGCTTGCCGATTGGCTTGCCGTCGGTATAGATCCCGATAAAGCGACGATTTTTATTCAGTCCGCCATAAGCGAACATGCGGAGCTCCATACAATGCTTTCTATGATCACCCCGCTCGGCTGGCTTGAAAGGGTACCAAGTTATAAAGAAAAAATCGATGAAGAAAAAGAAACGGACCTGCATACTTACGGATTTCTCGGCTATCCTGTTCTTATGGCATCCGATATCCTGATCTACAAGGCTCATAAAGTACCGATAGGCGCTGATCAGATACCCCATCTTGAATTGACAAGAGAGATCTCAAGAAGGTTTAATCATCTTTACAAAGAAATTTTTCCTGAGCCGCAGCCGCTCCTTACGATATCACCCAAAGTACCGGGACTTGACAACAGAAAGATGAGCAAAAGCTATGATAATTCCATCTACCTTTCGGATCCGCCGGACATTGTAACAGATAAGATCCTTCATCACATGGTAACAGATCCTCAGAGGATCCGCAGAACGGATAAGGGTAATCCCGACGTATGCCCTGTATACGATCTTCACAAACTGCTCACACCTAAGGATAAACTTGAATATATAGACACGGGCTGTAGATCGGCGGATATCGGATGTATTGGATGCAAAAAGATTGTTATTGAAGAAATCAACGCGCTGCTTGCTCCTATAAGAGAAAAGCGGGAGCAGCTCTTGCAGCACCCAAATCTATTAAAAGATATTGTTGAACACGGAAATAATAAAGCTAAAACGTTTGCTTCTCAGACATTAAAAGAAGTAAAAGAGGCAATAGGACTAAACTATGAATTTGGCCCTTCAAGATTATAG
- a CDS encoding segregation/condensation protein A produces the protein MNLALQDYRVNIEVFEGPLDLLLFLIRKNELDIYDIPISFITEQYLAYIDMMQELDVELVSEFLVIAATLLEIKARMLIPTQDEDEKNPDDQRQELINRLLEHQLFKDAAIRLNDVTMLYRDAFPKGINEEIVPDDVPLNIEADIYDLFVAYRSLIDRAPKEQIAYMTVEKVNVAQRINDIIEFMTLAKSATIESLLPEDFTRMDLIITILAILELLRLRILRCEQKEPFGSVWVYITS, from the coding sequence ATGAATTTGGCCCTTCAAGATTATAGAGTCAATATTGAAGTTTTTGAAGGCCCTCTCGATCTCCTCCTGTTTTTAATCAGGAAGAATGAGCTTGATATATACGACATACCCATATCTTTCATAACTGAACAGTATCTTGCCTACATAGATATGATGCAGGAATTGGATGTTGAACTTGTATCCGAATTTCTTGTAATAGCAGCAACACTATTAGAAATAAAAGCGAGAATGCTGATACCGACACAAGATGAGGATGAAAAGAATCCTGATGATCAAAGGCAGGAGCTTATAAATAGATTGCTCGAACATCAGCTTTTCAAAGATGCTGCCATAAGACTCAACGATGTGACAATGCTTTACAGAGATGCTTTTCCGAAAGGTATAAATGAAGAGATCGTACCTGACGATGTGCCTCTTAACATAGAAGCGGATATATACGATTTATTTGTTGCATACAGATCACTCATTGACAGGGCACCAAAAGAACAGATAGCATATATGACCGTAGAAAAGGTAAATGTCGCACAGAGGATCAATGATATTATTGAATTTATGACACTTGCCAAAAGTGCAACAATAGAATCGCTGCTGCCTGAGGATTTTACAAGAATGGATTTAATAATAACGATACTTGCAATACTTGAACTGCTGAGGTTGAGAATATTAAGATGTGAACAAAAAGAACCATTTGGATCGGTATGGGTGTATATAACTTCTTAA
- the scpB gene encoding SMC-Scp complex subunit ScpB encodes MNKERIIGIIEALIFASNKPLKIKYVEQVLSIIAIKGLKVDELIQELKKKYDDESSGIELVFVADGWQFRTKPSLSEWVKKLTIVKPSKLSTPALETLAIVSYRQPVTRAEIEYIRGVDSGGVVKTLLERGLIKIVGKKELPGRPMVYGTTQEFLEVFGLKDLSELPNLEDLKQINSREQELEKKQEILPLSMNENTEKE; translated from the coding sequence ATGAATAAAGAAAGGATCATCGGTATAATCGAGGCACTTATATTTGCTTCTAACAAGCCACTCAAAATAAAATATGTCGAACAGGTGTTATCTATTATAGCTATCAAAGGGCTTAAAGTTGATGAACTTATTCAGGAACTAAAGAAAAAATATGATGATGAGTCAAGCGGCATAGAGCTTGTTTTTGTAGCCGATGGATGGCAGTTCAGGACAAAACCATCATTGAGTGAATGGGTTAAAAAACTCACTATCGTAAAGCCCTCAAAACTTTCAACCCCGGCACTCGAGACACTTGCTATTGTATCATACCGTCAACCGGTAACAAGAGCAGAGATTGAATATATAAGAGGAGTGGACAGTGGTGGTGTTGTAAAAACACTGCTTGAAAGAGGGCTTATAAAGATTGTTGGTAAAAAGGAACTGCCGGGCAGACCCATGGTTTATGGGACAACACAGGAATTCCTTGAGGTTTTTGGGTTAAAAGACCTGTCCGAGCTGCCAAACCTTGAAGATCTCAAACAGATAAACTCACGGGAACAGGAACTCGAAAAAAAACAGGAAATACTTCCGCTATCCATGAACGAAAATACGGAAAAAGAATAG
- a CDS encoding ribonuclease HII, with protein MDCKTFVEDMQYSCIAGIDEVGRGPLAGPVVACAVVIPDHFECKLIKDSKLLSSKQRLEAYECLRRHAISYGIGIVYEQDIDRFNIRNATRLAMEKALALLNYTVKIVLIDGDMKIDTDIPQKTIISGDRLCLSISAASIIAKVYRDSLMAGYAKKYPQYNFLKNKGYGTKEHVKAIVENGPCPIHRKTFLIKLIEHQNQLNLPINTGDVI; from the coding sequence GTGGATTGTAAAACATTTGTAGAGGACATGCAATACTCATGCATTGCTGGGATAGACGAGGTCGGCAGGGGGCCTCTTGCAGGTCCTGTTGTTGCATGTGCTGTTGTAATACCAGATCACTTTGAATGCAAATTGATAAAGGACTCAAAACTTCTCAGCTCAAAACAAAGGCTTGAGGCTTATGAATGCCTGCGCAGGCACGCCATATCATACGGTATAGGTATTGTTTACGAGCAAGACATCGACAGATTCAATATCAGAAATGCAACAAGGCTGGCAATGGAAAAGGCATTGGCGCTGCTAAATTACACTGTTAAGATTGTGCTGATTGACGGCGATATGAAGATCGATACAGACATACCCCAAAAAACAATTATATCCGGTGACAGGCTATGCTTGAGTATCTCCGCGGCATCCATTATTGCGAAGGTATACAGAGACAGCTTGATGGCAGGCTATGCAAAAAAGTATCCGCAATACAATTTTCTTAAAAATAAAGGCTACGGCACAAAGGAACACGTTAAAGCCATTGTTGAAAACGGGCCATGTCCTATACACAGAAAAACATTCCTTATAAAGCTCATTGAGCATCAAAACCAGCTAAACCTGCCGATCAACACCGGTGATGTTATTTAA
- a CDS encoding efflux RND transporter permease subunit gives MMFKKIVHFSLTHKFLILLIVLLLVTGGIFTYSRLDRTLLPDLNSPIFKIFISDPGLPSEYVEREITFPVEQATRGILGVEKVWSKSKIGLSVVIVKFVWGTNYFQALELLSQRISAIAPALPPEINPPVISNAADRMSEVIQYYLTGDVNSKELRAIAEYDVKYQLEMIPGIYDITNIGGEVAQYQILVNMNRLKSYDIGINSVVRAVRDNNVIFTGGYLFKGPVAYSIRGNGLIKNFNALSHIVVATRKNIPVYLGDVSVLHIGHHIRQGNAIVDDKHAVLGTVVKQYGLNAMPIIKSIKDRLNTIKKSMPEGVTLHTYNDQSTLINASITNLRDAIIIGTVAVIVIIFLIMADIYTTMVIAIIIPISIIITFIFMKLFNYSLNVMSLGGLVVGLGIMIDAAIIDTENIFRHLKMKPDDPIAATLEGSIEVRRPVVYSTIIIIAVFLPLYTLPGFTGAIFKDFSFTVVTSILIGFVLSLTLTPVLAYMIMKGRINKVKSESLVERTILKIYKPSLDFSLKHPVYIIGIMLSSLILVIASSGFIKTGFLPSIDEGAILVKVHMPPGTALSETTKRAIEISNILKHAPDVKDVIAHMGRPENAPKDEGVRKSGIFLKLVPWSKRKYTIAQIDNWIRIHVPSTKDVPIILTTPLTERLQEALSGIAVGGSLAIKIFGNDQNVLNENGARLYTMLSRIKGIKDLYIEQTKSAPGISIEINRSKLGIYGITPKQAGADIQTALAGRVATIYRRGIRQYDIFVRAMPEFRDSLKSISTLLIDEGNDKKIPLSYVADVRYQTTPFIVRRENMERVLELSCNISGRSTGAVINDINGAIKMLNLPPGYSVALGGEYRTQHDMVKRILLIMGVIAALIFIILYIAFDSLAIAGLVLVFIPFSLIGGVLALIITHTSLNISSVIGFLAHFGLSVQKAILLVEYILYNKASGMGDVESARHAGLTRMRPVLMTALSASVAVLPLALGVGTGAEIDKPMAVVLIGGLITSTIFTLIALPGIYTLIDKYRSKNE, from the coding sequence ATGATGTTTAAAAAAATAGTACACTTTTCTCTTACGCATAAATTCCTTATTCTATTAATTGTTTTATTGTTGGTCACTGGCGGTATATTCACCTATAGCCGGCTTGATAGAACATTACTCCCCGATCTCAACTCACCTATATTCAAGATATTCATCTCCGATCCAGGACTGCCGTCCGAGTATGTCGAAAGGGAAATCACGTTCCCGGTTGAACAGGCAACAAGGGGCATACTCGGGGTTGAAAAAGTATGGTCAAAATCCAAGATAGGGCTGTCCGTTGTTATCGTAAAGTTTGTCTGGGGGACAAATTATTTCCAGGCACTTGAACTGCTGTCACAGCGTATATCCGCTATTGCACCTGCCTTACCTCCGGAGATAAATCCACCGGTCATATCAAACGCCGCCGACAGAATGTCGGAGGTCATACAGTATTATCTTACCGGCGATGTTAATTCCAAGGAATTAAGGGCTATCGCAGAGTATGATGTCAAATATCAGCTCGAGATGATCCCCGGCATATACGACATTACGAATATCGGAGGTGAGGTTGCACAATACCAGATTCTTGTAAATATGAACCGCCTTAAGTCTTATGATATCGGAATTAATAGTGTTGTGCGTGCGGTTAGAGATAACAATGTGATCTTTACCGGAGGATATCTATTTAAAGGTCCGGTTGCCTATTCAATAAGAGGTAACGGCCTGATAAAAAACTTCAACGCTCTTTCACATATCGTTGTTGCAACACGCAAAAATATACCTGTTTATCTCGGCGATGTTTCAGTGCTTCATATAGGACATCATATAAGGCAGGGTAATGCCATAGTTGACGACAAGCATGCTGTACTCGGAACGGTTGTTAAACAGTATGGATTAAATGCCATGCCCATTATTAAATCTATCAAGGACAGGCTCAATACCATTAAGAAATCCATGCCGGAAGGTGTAACTCTGCATACGTATAACGATCAATCCACGCTTATCAATGCATCAATAACAAATCTTAGGGATGCCATTATAATAGGCACAGTTGCCGTTATTGTTATAATCTTTCTGATCATGGCCGATATTTACACCACAATGGTTATAGCCATTATTATCCCGATATCCATTATCATAACATTTATATTTATGAAGCTTTTTAACTACAGCCTTAATGTCATGAGCCTTGGGGGCCTTGTTGTAGGCCTTGGTATAATGATAGATGCCGCCATCATAGATACGGAGAATATCTTCAGACACCTAAAGATGAAGCCCGATGACCCCATTGCTGCAACACTTGAAGGCTCTATTGAGGTAAGAAGGCCTGTTGTATATTCTACCATTATCATCATCGCTGTGTTCCTGCCGCTTTATACACTCCCCGGCTTTACAGGTGCTATATTTAAGGATTTCAGTTTTACCGTTGTAACATCCATTCTTATAGGATTTGTTCTCTCGCTTACATTAACGCCGGTGCTTGCTTACATGATCATGAAAGGCAGAATAAATAAAGTAAAGAGCGAAAGTCTTGTGGAACGGACCATTTTAAAGATTTATAAGCCGTCACTTGATTTTTCATTAAAACACCCTGTTTATATTATCGGTATTATGCTATCCTCGCTGATCCTTGTCATAGCATCATCAGGGTTTATAAAAACAGGCTTTCTTCCATCCATAGATGAGGGGGCAATACTTGTAAAGGTACACATGCCTCCGGGTACAGCATTATCGGAAACAACAAAAAGAGCCATAGAGATCTCCAATATCTTAAAACATGCGCCCGATGTTAAAGATGTTATTGCCCACATGGGCAGACCTGAGAATGCACCGAAGGATGAAGGCGTAAGAAAATCCGGAATATTTTTAAAACTTGTTCCATGGTCAAAGAGGAAATACACAATTGCACAAATCGACAACTGGATCCGTATACACGTGCCCTCTACAAAGGATGTACCTATTATCCTTACAACACCGCTTACGGAGCGGCTTCAGGAAGCACTGTCCGGCATAGCTGTCGGCGGCTCTCTCGCAATAAAGATATTCGGCAACGATCAAAATGTTCTAAACGAGAATGGAGCAAGGCTTTACACAATGCTTTCAAGGATCAAAGGTATCAAAGATCTGTACATAGAGCAGACAAAAAGTGCACCCGGTATATCCATAGAGATCAACAGGTCAAAGCTCGGTATATACGGCATAACGCCGAAACAGGCAGGTGCTGACATTCAAACAGCGCTTGCAGGCAGGGTTGCTACAATCTACAGGCGGGGCATCAGGCAGTATGATATATTTGTACGCGCCATGCCGGAATTCAGAGACAGTCTAAAGAGCATTTCAACACTTTTGATTGATGAAGGCAATGATAAAAAGATACCGCTTTCCTATGTTGCGGATGTAAGGTATCAGACAACTCCATTCATTGTAAGAAGAGAGAACATGGAAAGGGTACTTGAGCTTTCCTGCAACATATCGGGGAGATCAACCGGTGCAGTGATAAACGATATAAACGGGGCGATAAAAATGCTTAACCTGCCGCCGGGATACTCCGTCGCACTTGGAGGAGAGTATAGGACCCAGCACGATATGGTAAAAAGAATTTTGTTGATCATGGGAGTTATTGCTGCCCTGATATTTATTATTCTTTATATCGCATTTGATTCATTGGCCATTGCAGGGCTTGTGCTTGTGTTTATACCATTTTCACTCATCGGCGGAGTGCTTGCGCTGATTATAACGCATACAAGCCTTAACATATCATCCGTTATAGGTTTTCTTGCGCACTTTGGGCTATCCGTACAGAAAGCAATACTGCTTGTTGAATATATTCTTTACAATAAGGCCTCGGGAATGGGTGACGTTGAATCGGCGAGGCATGCAGGACTTACAAGGATGAGGCCTGTGTTAATGACGGCATTAAGTGCATCCGTTGCTGTTCTGCCTCTTGCACTTGGAGTAGGTACCGGGGCCGAAATCGATAAACCGATGGCGGTTGTACTTATAGGAGGTCTTATCACATCAACGATCTTCACGCTGATAGCACTCCCTGGGATCTATACTTTAATAGATAAATACAGGAGTAAAAACGAGTAA